In Hamadaea flava, a genomic segment contains:
- a CDS encoding IclR family transcriptional regulator, whose translation MPRSASSAVDKALDLVEAVARADRPQRLADLAQAAGLHRATAYRVLLDLVRRGWVMRVGEHYLPGPSAIGLSAAAADHSLTALCRPVLADLATRTEMMVNLQVLAADRSRVIDVVRPTRLDMISDLLGEHLPVHRFAGPLALVAALDGPARDPYLAVAQEQGHDRADLIADLERVRADGFAVERGRNDKLIASISRAVVAANGRPLCAVTVVGPDAEFTPSRLRQLRLDLTAATARVSEVFGEVADR comes from the coding sequence GTGCCGAGATCCGCCAGCTCCGCGGTCGACAAGGCGCTGGACCTCGTCGAGGCGGTCGCGCGCGCCGACCGGCCGCAACGGCTGGCCGACCTGGCCCAGGCCGCCGGACTGCATCGAGCGACCGCCTATCGCGTCCTGCTCGACCTGGTCCGCCGGGGCTGGGTCATGCGCGTCGGCGAGCACTACCTGCCCGGTCCGTCCGCGATCGGCCTGTCCGCTGCCGCGGCCGATCACTCGCTGACCGCCTTGTGCCGGCCCGTCCTGGCCGACCTCGCGACGCGTACCGAGATGATGGTCAACCTGCAAGTCCTGGCGGCCGACCGATCCCGGGTGATCGACGTCGTGCGGCCCACCCGGCTCGACATGATCAGCGACCTGCTCGGCGAGCACCTGCCGGTGCACCGGTTCGCCGGCCCGCTCGCCCTCGTCGCCGCGCTCGACGGCCCGGCCCGCGATCCATACCTGGCCGTCGCCCAGGAACAAGGCCATGACCGGGCCGACTTGATCGCCGACCTGGAGCGCGTACGCGCCGACGGGTTCGCCGTGGAACGCGGGCGCAACGACAAGCTGATCGCGTCGATCAGCCGAGCCGTCGTCGCCGCCAACGGGCGGCCCCTCTGCGCGGTGACCGTCGTCGGCCCGGACGCCGAATTCACCCCGTCCCGGCTGCGGCAGCTGCGGCTGGACCTCACTGCGGCGACCGCCCGGGTCTCCGAGGTCTTCGGAGAGGTGGCGGACCGATGA
- a CDS encoding ornithine cyclodeaminase family protein, protein MSDLVVLDKAQTRAALDLPRVLDAVAVALIALSRGGVSAPPRIAALAPAGLLGAMPAYVPGLGLAAKLVSVFGDPEHPGRSRHLGLVALFDEHDGQPLAVLDAEPLTAVRTAASATLSLRVRARPPGRIAIVGTGVQASAQLAMLAAVEPHIPVVVAGRDAARARDLAHRHPDATAASIEDAVRTADAVFCCTGAREPVLRRSWLAPGAHVSSVGGSHGHELDADTVRDGRLYAEWAGAATSAPPAGAYELQGVDPDRVVLLGSVLAGDHPPVDDELTVFKSTGHGALDVAAAVVAYAGG, encoded by the coding sequence ATGAGCGACCTGGTGGTCCTCGACAAGGCGCAGACCCGAGCCGCGCTCGACCTGCCCCGGGTGCTCGACGCCGTCGCCGTCGCGCTGATCGCCCTCAGTCGCGGCGGCGTGTCCGCCCCTCCTCGGATCGCCGCCCTGGCCCCGGCCGGCCTGCTCGGCGCGATGCCCGCGTACGTGCCCGGACTCGGGCTCGCCGCCAAACTCGTCTCGGTCTTCGGCGACCCCGAGCACCCCGGCCGCAGCCGGCATCTGGGTCTCGTGGCGCTGTTCGACGAGCACGACGGACAGCCGCTGGCGGTGCTCGACGCCGAACCCTTGACCGCCGTACGCACGGCCGCGTCGGCGACGCTCAGCCTGCGCGTACGCGCCCGCCCGCCGGGTCGCATAGCGATCGTCGGCACCGGCGTACAGGCGAGCGCTCAGCTCGCCATGCTGGCCGCCGTCGAACCACACATCCCGGTCGTCGTGGCCGGACGCGACGCCGCTCGCGCCCGCGACCTGGCCCACCGGCACCCCGATGCCACGGCGGCATCCATCGAGGACGCCGTACGCACCGCCGACGCCGTGTTCTGCTGCACCGGCGCCCGGGAACCCGTACTGCGCCGGTCGTGGCTGGCGCCGGGCGCCCATGTCAGCTCGGTGGGCGGCTCCCACGGGCACGAGTTGGACGCCGACACCGTCCGCGACGGCCGGCTGTACGCCGAATGGGCGGGTGCCGCCACCTCGGCCCCGCCCGCCGGCGCGTACGAGCTGCAGGGCGTAGACCCGGATCGGGTGGTCCTGCTCGGCTCCGTGCTCGCCGGTGATCACCCGCCGGTCGACGACGAACTCACGGTGTTCAAGTCGACCGGGCACGGAGCGCTCGACGTGGCCGCCGCCGTCGTCGCGTACGCGGGTGGCTGA
- a CDS encoding ester cyclase translates to MDHKDIVRNLTDELWNKGNLEICDDVYTSNCSFHDPSFPIDGIAGMKQQVAELRTAQPDLHMDVQEVLMDGDLTCARWTCGGTARNEFRGIPPTGKSYVMTGLIMDKWEGDRIVEEWVNYDLLGALTQLGVIPSMEEVAKSGSRHESGLAM, encoded by the coding sequence ATGGATCACAAGGACATCGTCCGGAACCTGACCGACGAACTCTGGAACAAGGGCAACCTGGAGATCTGCGACGACGTGTACACGAGCAACTGTTCGTTCCACGACCCGAGCTTCCCGATCGACGGCATCGCCGGCATGAAGCAACAGGTCGCCGAGTTGCGCACGGCACAGCCGGATCTGCACATGGACGTCCAGGAAGTGCTGATGGACGGCGACCTGACCTGCGCCCGCTGGACGTGCGGCGGCACCGCCCGCAACGAGTTCCGGGGCATCCCGCCGACCGGCAAGAGCTACGTGATGACCGGTCTGATCATGGACAAGTGGGAAGGCGACCGGATCGTCGAGGAGTGGGTCAACTACGACCTGCTGGGCGCGCTGACGCAGCTCGGCGTGATCCCGTCGATGGAAGAGGTGGCGAAGTCCGGCAGCCGGCACGAGTCCGGCCTGGCGATGTGA
- a CDS encoding Rv0361 family membrane protein has product MTIPQAPYTPPPPAKKGLFTLPRVLIGVGLVLALCCGGLAFGGYKLFDTVKDALAPARDAAVAFLDEVEDGDDAGAYAMFCEDMQATATQSQFTAGVEQRGRTKDHKITGVSVSTVNGVSTGTVTATLTEAGGGTRQTVIVMAKEAGTWKVCSNPF; this is encoded by the coding sequence ATGACGATTCCGCAGGCGCCCTACACCCCTCCGCCACCGGCTAAGAAGGGCCTCTTCACCCTGCCGCGCGTCTTGATCGGCGTCGGCCTGGTCCTGGCGCTCTGCTGCGGCGGTCTCGCCTTCGGCGGCTACAAGCTGTTCGACACGGTCAAGGACGCCCTCGCCCCCGCCCGGGACGCCGCCGTCGCGTTCCTCGACGAGGTGGAAGACGGCGACGACGCCGGGGCGTACGCCATGTTCTGCGAGGACATGCAGGCGACGGCCACCCAGAGCCAGTTCACCGCGGGCGTGGAACAACGCGGGCGGACCAAGGATCACAAGATCACCGGCGTTTCCGTGAGCACGGTCAACGGCGTGTCCACGGGGACCGTGACCGCGACCCTGACCGAGGCGGGCGGCGGCACCCGGCAGACCGTGATCGTGATGGCCAAGGAAGCGGGCACCTGGAAGGTGTGCAGCAACCCGTTCTGA